The Caldicellulosiruptor changbaiensis genome has a segment encoding these proteins:
- a CDS encoding thioredoxin family protein, with protein MVIKVLGGGCANCKKLMENAKKAAEELGIEAQFEEVKDIEKIMSYGVMRTPALVVDEKLIFSGRVAGVEEIKEVLKKEAGN; from the coding sequence ATGGTTATAAAAGTTCTTGGTGGTGGATGTGCAAACTGCAAAAAGCTAATGGAAAATGCTAAAAAGGCAGCTGAGGAGCTTGGGATTGAGGCTCAATTTGAAGAGGTAAAAGATATTGAAAAGATAATGTCTTATGGTGTTATGAGAACACCTGCGCTTGTTGTTGATGAAAAGCTCATATTCTCTGGCAGGGTTGCAGGTGTTGAAGAGATAAAAGAGGTTTTAAAAAAAGAGGCAGGAAATTAA
- a CDS encoding ABC transporter substrate-binding protein: MHKKYPVILLLLIVSILMNLVLLPQEVSFSQTTKPIQLVFWHSMGSNLGKALQYLVEQYNSKNKSVKIVAQYQGSYDDLITKLKTAQAAKQGPDIAQVYEIGTRFMIDSGWAVPVQRFVQSAKFDLNQLEPNLLAYYTVEGTLWSMPFNSSTPILYYNKTAFREANLNPNKPPKSFTEIKNYGRKLIKKDKKGQITRYAFSMSIYGWYFEQLLAKQGVPYLDNGNGRERRATKVVFNNEAGKNILKWWKRLIDEKIAGNFGRNYDDTIRAFVAGKTCMIIASTASLKTILDGVGKKFEVGTAFIPALNNNKNEGVIIGGASLWILNNHAQNYQKAAWNFIEFLVSPRSQLFWHKNTGYFPVNKRVYTLKEMTDHLKKYPQFKTAIDQLHATPINVATRGAVMGVFPEARRIIEENIEKVIVNNYPIDKALKDAEERINKSIKEYNQIFGY; the protein is encoded by the coding sequence ATGCATAAGAAGTATCCTGTTATTCTTTTATTGTTGATAGTTTCAATATTAATGAATTTAGTTTTATTGCCACAAGAAGTGAGTTTTTCACAGACTACCAAACCTATTCAATTAGTATTTTGGCATTCGATGGGGAGTAATTTAGGTAAAGCACTACAATATTTAGTAGAACAGTACAATTCTAAAAATAAAAGTGTAAAAATTGTTGCCCAATATCAAGGATCTTATGACGATTTAATTACTAAACTAAAAACAGCCCAAGCTGCAAAACAGGGGCCTGATATCGCTCAAGTGTATGAAATAGGAACAAGATTTATGATAGACAGTGGATGGGCTGTACCTGTTCAAAGGTTTGTACAATCAGCTAAGTTTGACTTAAATCAGTTAGAGCCTAATTTATTAGCTTATTACACAGTCGAAGGAACTTTATGGTCTATGCCCTTTAATTCATCAACACCTATCCTTTATTACAATAAAACTGCTTTTAGAGAAGCTAATTTAAACCCTAATAAACCCCCGAAGAGTTTTACTGAAATTAAAAATTATGGCAGAAAATTGATTAAAAAAGACAAAAAAGGTCAAATTACAAGATATGCTTTTTCAATGTCGATATATGGATGGTATTTTGAACAACTTTTAGCAAAACAAGGAGTACCATATTTGGACAATGGTAATGGAAGAGAAAGAAGAGCAACCAAAGTAGTTTTTAACAATGAAGCGGGAAAGAATATATTAAAATGGTGGAAGAGACTTATTGACGAAAAAATTGCCGGCAACTTTGGAAGAAACTATGATGATACTATCAGAGCATTCGTAGCAGGGAAAACATGTATGATAATTGCATCGACAGCTTCACTTAAAACAATATTAGATGGCGTAGGAAAAAAATTTGAAGTTGGAACAGCTTTTATACCGGCGCTTAATAATAACAAGAACGAAGGAGTTATAATTGGAGGAGCTTCACTTTGGATTTTAAATAACCATGCTCAAAATTACCAAAAGGCGGCATGGAACTTTATTGAGTTTTTGGTGTCTCCGCGATCTCAATTGTTCTGGCATAAAAATACAGGCTATTTTCCTGTGAACAAAAGAGTTTATACATTGAAGGAAATGACTGATCATCTTAAGAAATATCCTCAATTCAAAACCGCTATTGATCAACTTCATGCAACACCTATAAATGTTGCAACTCGTGGAGCTGTAATGGGTGTGTTTCCAGAGGCACGTAGAATTATTGAGGAAAATATAGAAAAGGTGATTGTTAACAATTATCCTATTGACAAGGCATTAAAAGATGCTGAGGAAAGGATAAATAAGTCCATTAAGGAATACAACCAAATATTTGGTTATTAG
- a CDS encoding type II toxin-antitoxin system HicB family antitoxin: protein MLFTVIVSKEDNWYIAKCVENSVASQGKTIEEAIANLKEALELYYEGEEIQKPQMPPLITTIEVAV from the coding sequence ATGTTGTTTACAGTGATAGTAAGCAAAGAGGACAACTGGTATATAGCTAAATGCGTAGAAAACAGTGTAGCTTCACAAGGAAAAACCATCGAAGAAGCAATAGCTAACTTAAAAGAAGCTCTTGAACTTTACTACGAAGGAGAAGAAATACAAAAACCACAAATGCCACCGCTGATAACTACCATAGAGGTGGCTGTGTAA
- a CDS encoding ArsR/SmtB family transcription factor, with product MSMEERLAKVFKALSHPIRIKIVQNLLSGEKCVCELLQFVEFSQPNLSQHLKILKEAGLLEHRKVGANMHYRIKNEYVKDLLNMAEAFILECQKTERV from the coding sequence ATGTCCATGGAAGAAAGGCTTGCAAAGGTGTTCAAAGCGCTTTCTCACCCAATTAGAATAAAGATAGTTCAAAATCTGTTGAGTGGCGAAAAGTGCGTATGTGAACTTTTACAGTTTGTTGAGTTTTCTCAGCCAAACTTATCTCAACATTTGAAAATCTTAAAAGAGGCTGGTTTGCTTGAGCACCGCAAGGTGGGTGCAAATATGCACTACAGGATTAAAAATGAATATGTCAAGGATTTGCTGAATATGGCAGAAGCCTTCATACTTGAGTGTCAAAAGACTGAAAGGGTGTGA
- a CDS encoding transglycosylase domain-containing protein, translating into MAIEIKKSKSSKKPKKQSPFRIFIRSFLKTLLILIIASAVVAIGAGFGMVTAYIKAIPPNALDIITSSSNDSQTTIVYDQSGNEIARLHGNENRIRVPYSKIPKNLINAFVAIEDERFWQHNGIDIKRIIGAIFNNIKSRSLSEGASTITQQLVRNKLLTFEKSFKRKIQEQYLAIQLEKRWTKEQIMEEYLNTINLGSGAYGVEAAAYTYFGKDVSQLTLAECALIAGITQNPSYYNPYVFPEHAKKKQELVLKKMLELGYITEQEYLEAINQKLVYVKKDLSVEYAYKHPYFVDSVIDEAVEILSNKKRISQDEAENLIYGGGLKIYTTMDETIQNIMEEVFSDPAYMPKIRHYDASGTPQPQAAAVLIDFSTGAVKGIMGGRGNLKGVRLLNRATMSVRQPGSSIKPIADYALALENGYTAATIIDDVPFSVGGYTPRNWYKSNVVAGKRGYKGLMTVREALQWSANVPAVKVAYNLGIQNVYRNLKRFGFTTLAPQDMNSLSIAIGGFTYGVKPIELTAAFAAVANGGIYIKPYFIAKIEDKNGVTLFERTPYKRKVMDEKNAYILTNILQSVVTARITVGVRFSYPVAGKTGTTDDSKDRWFVGYTPNYALGVWVGEDKPVALNYLYGTNPALKIFKGIMDKVVSKKGVSTQFTRPAGIVEKYVCKESGKLATELCKQDPRGSQVIKEIFVAGTEPTEYCDRHVKLKVCTESKALATQYCPNFIEKVFIRRDNPIWPDASKSIVPPDDYMYQAPTKYCDVHKAPVQLYQEQTNPQSSSQEQTLQNSPFETQGSFQAQEQNNQSEQAPVDNMPQNQETTSDEAYRQR; encoded by the coding sequence ATGGCTATCGAAATCAAAAAAAGCAAAAGTTCTAAAAAACCAAAAAAGCAATCCCCATTTAGAATCTTTATAAGAAGCTTCTTAAAAACACTTTTAATTTTGATTATTGCAAGTGCTGTAGTTGCAATTGGCGCTGGATTTGGAATGGTCACAGCATACATAAAGGCAATACCACCCAATGCTTTGGATATAATAACAAGTTCTTCAAATGACAGTCAAACAACTATTGTCTATGACCAGAGTGGAAACGAAATTGCTCGACTTCACGGAAACGAAAACAGAATCAGAGTACCTTATAGCAAGATACCAAAAAACCTTATCAATGCCTTTGTGGCAATTGAGGATGAGAGGTTTTGGCAGCATAATGGAATTGACATCAAAAGAATAATTGGAGCAATTTTCAATAACATCAAAAGTAGAAGTCTTTCTGAAGGTGCAAGTACAATTACTCAGCAGCTTGTGAGAAACAAACTTTTGACATTTGAAAAATCCTTTAAAAGAAAAATACAAGAACAGTATTTGGCAATTCAGCTTGAAAAAAGATGGACAAAAGAACAAATTATGGAAGAATATTTAAATACAATAAACCTTGGGAGCGGCGCTTATGGTGTGGAGGCAGCTGCTTATACTTATTTTGGGAAAGATGTTTCACAACTGACTTTGGCAGAGTGTGCTCTAATTGCAGGAATTACGCAAAACCCTTCATATTATAATCCTTATGTCTTCCCTGAGCATGCAAAGAAAAAACAAGAGCTGGTTCTCAAAAAAATGTTAGAACTTGGTTACATTACCGAGCAAGAGTATTTAGAGGCTATAAATCAAAAGCTTGTGTATGTTAAAAAAGACCTTTCTGTTGAATATGCTTACAAGCATCCATATTTTGTTGATTCTGTAATTGATGAGGCAGTCGAGATCTTATCAAACAAGAAGAGAATATCCCAGGATGAGGCAGAAAATCTTATCTATGGTGGTGGGCTTAAAATCTACACCACAATGGATGAGACTATACAAAACATTATGGAGGAGGTATTCTCTGACCCTGCATACATGCCCAAAATTCGTCATTATGATGCATCTGGCACACCACAGCCACAGGCAGCAGCAGTTTTGATAGATTTTTCAACAGGGGCAGTAAAAGGTATAATGGGCGGAAGAGGAAATTTAAAAGGCGTAAGGCTTTTAAACAGGGCGACAATGTCTGTCCGCCAGCCCGGATCTAGTATCAAGCCAATTGCTGACTATGCACTTGCGCTTGAGAATGGATACACTGCAGCAACTATAATTGACGATGTTCCATTTTCGGTGGGAGGCTACACACCAAGAAACTGGTACAAGAGCAATGTAGTTGCCGGCAAGCGAGGCTATAAAGGCTTGATGACGGTAAGAGAAGCCCTTCAGTGGTCTGCAAATGTGCCAGCTGTAAAGGTTGCTTACAACCTTGGTATTCAAAACGTGTACAGAAACCTAAAAAGGTTTGGATTTACAACCCTTGCCCCCCAAGATATGAACAGCTTATCAATTGCAATTGGTGGATTTACTTACGGTGTAAAGCCAATTGAACTGACAGCTGCATTTGCAGCAGTTGCAAATGGCGGAATATATATAAAACCTTATTTTATTGCCAAGATTGAAGACAAAAACGGTGTTACTCTGTTTGAAAGAACACCTTACAAAAGAAAGGTGATGGATGAGAAAAATGCATATATTTTGACAAATATTTTGCAAAGCGTTGTCACCGCAAGAATTACAGTTGGTGTGAGATTCTCTTACCCTGTTGCCGGAAAAACTGGTACAACTGATGATAGTAAAGACAGGTGGTTTGTAGGGTATACACCAAACTATGCTCTTGGTGTTTGGGTTGGTGAAGACAAGCCTGTTGCATTAAATTATCTTTATGGTACAAACCCGGCTTTAAAGATTTTTAAAGGTATAATGGACAAGGTTGTGAGCAAAAAAGGTGTAAGTACACAGTTTACAAGGCCTGCTGGAATTGTTGAAAAGTACGTTTGCAAAGAATCAGGAAAACTTGCAACAGAACTATGTAAGCAAGACCCAAGAGGCAGTCAGGTGATAAAGGAGATATTTGTCGCTGGCACAGAGCCAACAGAATACTGTGACAGGCATGTTAAGCTAAAAGTGTGCACAGAATCAAAAGCGTTGGCCACCCAGTATTGTCCTAATTTCATTGAAAAGGTATTTATTCGCAGAGACAACCCCATCTGGCCTGATGCCTCAAAGTCAATCGTGCCACCTGATGATTATATGTATCAAGCACCAACAAAGTACTGCGATGTGCACAAGGCGCCAGTACAGCTTTATCAGGAACAAACAAACCCTCAATCTTCATCCCAAGAGCAAACTTTGCAAAATTCACCTTTTGAAACACAAGGCAGCTTTCAAGCTCAAGAGCAGAATAACCAAAGTGAACAAGCACCTGTAGATAATATGCCACAGAACCAAGAAACCACATCAGACGAGGCTTATAGACAAAGGTAA
- a CDS encoding MFS transporter — translation MERTDEQKINKNILIATTTSSFLVPFMSSAINIAAPDIAKKFNLVAENLNLVITIFLLFSAAFILPMGKLSDTFDRTKIFITGLISFTISTLMCAIAPNITVLFIFRALQGFFSAFVFVTSIAILIENHSPKIRGRLLGINTATVYLGTSIGPFLGGILVRLFGFRSIFLFAFLVGSVASFISLFLLKKEIKVQQHTSLAESLKNLDKIGAIFSIVGLFLLIYGASTFELGKTPKALFFLGGVLLILFVGFELATRNPLLDVKLFVKIPQFGFSNLAALINYSCTFSASYLLSLYLQIVKALPAQVVGSILILQPISQVITSLISGRASEKIEPRKLATAGMVLTTAGLFIFSLFSSKTNIVLVIVNLIIMGIGFGLFSSPNTNVVMSSVPQSLYGAASSTISVMRVMGQAFSMAIVSFIFSLYLKGAKLSHENYLMILKSMKISFFVFSVLSIVGIVASIKRGNIYNQENSN, via the coding sequence GTGGAGCGCACAGATGAGCAAAAGATTAACAAAAATATCCTCATTGCAACAACAACTTCTTCATTTTTAGTTCCTTTTATGTCAAGTGCAATTAACATCGCCGCACCTGACATCGCTAAGAAATTTAACTTGGTTGCAGAAAATCTAAACCTTGTCATCACTATTTTCTTGCTATTTTCAGCTGCGTTTATTCTGCCAATGGGAAAGCTTTCGGATACATTTGACCGTACAAAGATATTTATAACAGGTCTTATTTCATTTACTATTTCAACACTCATGTGTGCTATAGCACCAAATATAACCGTGTTGTTCATATTTCGCGCACTGCAAGGCTTTTTCTCTGCTTTTGTATTTGTTACATCAATTGCAATCTTGATTGAAAACCACTCGCCAAAAATAAGAGGCAGGCTCCTTGGAATAAACACAGCAACAGTCTACCTTGGAACCTCAATAGGACCTTTTTTGGGCGGAATTTTAGTGCGACTTTTTGGCTTCAGAAGCATATTCTTATTTGCGTTTTTGGTAGGCTCTGTTGCATCATTTATTAGTCTTTTCTTACTAAAAAAAGAAATTAAAGTACAGCAACATACTTCTTTGGCAGAAAGTCTTAAAAATCTTGATAAAATTGGAGCAATCTTTTCAATTGTAGGGCTTTTTTTATTAATCTACGGGGCATCAACTTTTGAACTTGGTAAAACACCAAAAGCGTTGTTTTTCTTGGGAGGTGTCCTTCTTATACTATTTGTAGGATTTGAGCTTGCTACTCGAAATCCTTTGCTTGATGTAAAGTTGTTTGTAAAAATTCCACAGTTTGGTTTTTCTAACTTGGCAGCACTTATAAACTACAGCTGCACATTCTCTGCATCATACCTTCTTTCACTATATCTTCAAATTGTAAAAGCTCTGCCTGCGCAGGTTGTTGGAAGTATTTTGATTTTGCAGCCAATCTCTCAGGTTATAACATCACTTATTTCAGGAAGGGCATCAGAAAAGATTGAACCAAGAAAGCTTGCAACGGCAGGAATGGTTCTTACAACAGCAGGGCTTTTTATCTTTTCCTTGTTCTCAAGTAAGACAAATATAGTCCTTGTTATTGTAAACCTAATTATCATGGGTATTGGCTTTGGACTTTTCTCATCACCAAACACCAATGTTGTGATGAGCTCTGTACCGCAGTCTCTTTACGGTGCAGCATCGTCTACAATATCTGTTATGAGAGTAATGGGCCAGGCTTTTTCAATGGCAATTGTCTCTTTTATATTCTCTTTGTACTTAAAAGGTGCAAAACTTTCTCATGAAAACTATCTAATGATTTTAAAGAGCATGAAGATAAGCTTTTTTGTATTCTCTGTTCTCTCTATTGTTGGAATTGTCGCATCAATAAAGAGAGGAAATATATATAATCAAGAAAATTCAAATTAA
- the hydE gene encoding [FeFe] hydrogenase H-cluster radical SAM maturase HydE gives MKVKEILDKAYSEHHLTKDEIKFLLNSEGEEKELLFAYADRVRKEYVGDDVYLRGLIEFSSYCKNDCFYCGLRRSNREAQRYRMQEDEIVEVAKRAYDMGYRTVVLQSGEDPYYTKDKVCSIIKKIKKEVDVAITLSIGERSYEEYKAFREAGADRYLMRFETSNRELYQKYHPGMSFENRIECLRWIKSLGYELGTGFLIGLPGQTIDDLANDILLVYELDSDMIGIGPFIPHPHTPLKDTEAGSVDLTLKCISILRLLMPDSNIPATTALGTLDPLGRQKGLKCGANIVMPNVNDLKYKLKYELYPGKICINEDATKCRGCIESIIISLGRKVGQGFGQSRHYELKKAVYN, from the coding sequence ATGAAAGTAAAAGAGATTTTAGACAAAGCTTACAGTGAACACCATCTTACAAAAGATGAGATAAAGTTTTTGTTAAATAGCGAAGGCGAAGAAAAAGAGCTTTTGTTTGCATATGCAGATAGGGTAAGAAAAGAATATGTTGGTGACGATGTATATTTAAGAGGGCTTATAGAATTTTCAAGCTACTGCAAAAACGACTGCTTTTACTGTGGTCTTAGGCGAAGCAACAGAGAAGCTCAACGCTACAGGATGCAAGAAGATGAGATAGTTGAAGTTGCAAAAAGAGCATATGATATGGGTTACAGGACAGTTGTGCTCCAATCTGGCGAAGACCCATATTATACAAAAGATAAAGTTTGCAGTATTATAAAGAAAATAAAGAAAGAAGTAGATGTCGCAATAACGCTTAGCATTGGTGAAAGGTCATATGAAGAATATAAGGCTTTCAGGGAAGCTGGAGCTGACAGGTATTTGATGAGGTTTGAGACATCAAACAGAGAGCTTTATCAAAAATATCATCCTGGTATGAGTTTTGAGAACAGAATAGAGTGTTTGAGGTGGATAAAAAGTTTAGGCTATGAGCTTGGAACAGGGTTTTTGATTGGCCTACCTGGCCAGACAATAGATGATTTGGCAAATGATATTTTGCTTGTATATGAACTGGATAGCGACATGATAGGAATTGGTCCTTTTATTCCACACCCACACACGCCACTTAAAGATACAGAGGCTGGGTCTGTTGACCTGACATTAAAGTGTATTTCGATATTAAGACTTTTGATGCCAGACAGTAACATTCCTGCAACAACTGCTCTTGGGACGTTAGACCCTCTGGGACGTCAAAAGGGCTTGAAATGTGGGGCTAACATTGTTATGCCAAATGTAAATGACCTGAAGTACAAGCTAAAATATGAGCTATATCCTGGGAAAATTTGCATAAATGAAGATGCAACAAAGTGCAGAGGATGTATTGAATCAATAATTATTTCGCTTGGAAGAAAAGTAGGGCAAGGTTTTGGCCAAAGCAGGCATTATGAGCTCAAAAAAGCTGTTTATAATTAA
- the queF gene encoding preQ(1) synthase → MQSPNLNDKYQQRRFDIYGYEKIDTEVLEAIDYEYPEKNTVVEYITDEFSSVCPWTGLPDTARLTIRYIPNKKLVELKSLKYYLTSFRNVGILQEHTVNRILDDLVKLLEPKFMEVIGEFHERGGISTRVVARYEK, encoded by the coding sequence ATGCAGTCGCCAAATTTAAATGACAAATACCAGCAAAGAAGGTTTGACATCTATGGCTATGAAAAGATAGACACAGAGGTTTTAGAAGCAATTGACTATGAATACCCAGAAAAAAATACAGTTGTTGAGTATATCACAGACGAATTTTCATCAGTTTGTCCGTGGACAGGTCTTCCTGACACAGCCCGGCTTACAATAAGGTATATACCCAATAAAAAGCTTGTCGAGTTAAAATCATTGAAATATTACCTGACATCATTTAGAAATGTGGGAATTTTGCAAGAACATACAGTAAACAGGATTTTAGACGACCTTGTAAAATTGCTTGAGCCAAAGTTCATGGAAGTTATTGGAGAGTTTCACGAACGTGGTGGTATTTCAACAAGAGTTGTGGCAAGGTACGAAAAGTAA
- a CDS encoding Uma2 family endonuclease, which translates to MEEFISIEFDYEKYQKLEDEGRYEIIEGRLYNLAPSPSVFHQHVCGNIYHKLRIFLQGKECVPFISPVDVRLAPKGSEERNIKNVVQPDVFVVCDKSKIDQKGIVGAPEFVVEVASPNTSARDYLIKLKLYERYGTKEYWIVNPQEKSVAVFVKAKEDRFDISSIFFHSAIIKSSFLSGFEISTEEIFAEI; encoded by the coding sequence ATGGAAGAATTTATTTCAATTGAGTTTGATTATGAAAAGTATCAAAAATTAGAAGATGAAGGACGATATGAAATTATTGAAGGCAGGTTATATAACTTAGCACCTTCTCCTTCAGTTTTTCATCAGCATGTGTGTGGAAACATTTATCATAAGCTAAGGATTTTTCTGCAGGGTAAAGAATGTGTGCCTTTTATTTCACCTGTCGATGTAAGGCTTGCACCAAAAGGAAGCGAAGAGAGGAATATAAAAAACGTAGTCCAGCCAGATGTGTTTGTGGTTTGTGATAAATCTAAGATTGACCAAAAAGGCATAGTGGGAGCGCCAGAATTTGTTGTAGAGGTTGCCTCTCCAAATACATCAGCAAGGGATTATCTTATAAAACTCAAACTTTATGAAAGATATGGTACAAAAGAGTATTGGATTGTAAATCCTCAGGAAAAAAGCGTGGCTGTCTTTGTGAAAGCAAAAGAAGATCGATTCGATATAAGCAGTATATTTTTCCATTCTGCTATTATCAAATCATCTTTTCTTTCTGGCTTTGAAATTTCAACCGAGGAAATTTTTGCAGAGATATAA
- a CDS encoding AraC family transcriptional regulator: MPEKEPLYIEEIFDYVSQRPQKFALNFWEDPRYFKLHRHNFVEFMYVVKGEGTEHINSISYILKPGTFSIVMPYQIHRIEYSEQNPLSIYVVAISFEELLAPSSIFYRIGELLLNYDENVLPYYYFEGREKEVMDRLFEEAWIYYNQQDVWAEIILKAKILEIVAYFDRCRNLACGKNFQSPASNSVTNKAQKENIPVPTDYWQLVYYVHKNYNQNIDLKALSKEFHLSPSYISQLFKKLVGSNFHNFLNEVRLQHACSLLVSTDKPVTDIALEVGFDSYSTFARVFHKHKGMSALEFRKKGGAG; encoded by the coding sequence ATGCCAGAAAAAGAGCCTCTTTACATAGAAGAGATTTTTGACTATGTTAGCCAGCGACCACAGAAGTTTGCCCTGAATTTCTGGGAAGACCCAAGATATTTTAAGCTTCACAGGCACAATTTTGTTGAGTTTATGTATGTTGTAAAAGGCGAGGGGACAGAACATATAAATTCTATCAGCTACATCTTAAAACCCGGCACGTTTTCAATTGTCATGCCGTACCAAATCCACAGAATAGAGTATTCAGAGCAAAACCCTCTTTCAATTTATGTTGTTGCCATTTCGTTTGAGGAGCTTTTAGCACCGTCGAGCATCTTTTACAGAATAGGAGAGCTTCTTTTGAACTATGATGAAAATGTCCTTCCCTATTATTACTTTGAAGGCAGGGAAAAAGAAGTTATGGACAGGCTCTTTGAAGAAGCATGGATATATTATAACCAGCAGGATGTGTGGGCAGAGATAATACTCAAAGCAAAGATTTTAGAGATAGTTGCATACTTTGACAGGTGCAGGAATTTGGCATGTGGGAAAAACTTTCAAAGCCCTGCTTCTAACTCTGTCACAAACAAAGCTCAAAAAGAGAACATTCCTGTTCCAACCGACTACTGGCAGCTTGTGTACTATGTGCATAAGAATTATAACCAGAACATAGACCTTAAAGCGTTGTCGAAAGAGTTTCACTTGAGCCCATCTTACATAAGCCAGCTTTTTAAAAAGCTTGTTGGCAGCAACTTTCACAACTTTTTAAATGAAGTGAGGCTTCAGCATGCATGCAGTCTTCTTGTCTCGACAGACAAACCGGTGACAGACATTGCTCTTGAGGTTGGTTTTGATTCGTATTCAACATTTGCAAGAGTCTTTCACAAACACAAAGGCATGAGTGCACTGGAGTTCAGAAAAAAAGGGGGAGCTGGATAG
- a CDS encoding permease: MFSPVQKFADFVTYNVFKIPQGSKLASAVNFFIFDTIKIFILLFLIVFVITFIRSFFSPEKTREILSHKKQNIFLAHILAALLGIVTPFCSCSAVPLFIGFVEAGIPLGVTFSYLIAAPMVNEVALGLLYANFGLKIALIYVLSGEIIAIASGIVIGKLHLEKYVEDYVFKIKVGTVQIAEDKKTLKQRLKETLEFTIELIKKVWVFVVVGIGIGAFLHGYIPTGALAKIAGKNNPFAVVFATVLGIPLYSNAAGIIPLVSEFRRLGVSMGTSLSFMMSVTALSLPEMILLRRVLKPQLLGIFVAIVGCGIIITGYLFNFILG, encoded by the coding sequence TTGTTTTCGCCTGTTCAGAAATTTGCTGATTTCGTGACTTACAATGTTTTTAAAATCCCGCAGGGTTCAAAACTTGCAAGTGCTGTGAACTTTTTTATATTTGACACAATCAAGATTTTTATCCTGTTATTTTTGATTGTATTTGTGATAACTTTTATAAGAAGCTTTTTCTCACCTGAAAAGACAAGAGAAATTCTTTCACACAAAAAACAAAATATCTTCCTTGCCCACATTTTAGCAGCGCTTTTGGGAATTGTGACGCCATTTTGCTCGTGCTCGGCTGTGCCGCTTTTTATCGGGTTTGTTGAAGCTGGAATTCCTCTTGGTGTGACATTTTCGTACCTGATTGCCGCACCGATGGTAAATGAGGTGGCGCTGGGACTTTTGTATGCAAATTTCGGTCTTAAAATTGCTCTTATTTACGTGCTGTCAGGTGAGATAATTGCAATTGCAAGTGGCATTGTAATTGGAAAGCTTCATCTTGAGAAGTATGTTGAGGACTATGTTTTTAAAATAAAAGTTGGAACCGTCCAAATCGCTGAGGACAAGAAAACTTTAAAGCAACGTCTTAAAGAAACTCTTGAATTTACCATTGAGCTTATAAAAAAGGTATGGGTGTTTGTTGTTGTGGGAATTGGCATTGGCGCATTCTTGCACGGCTACATCCCAACAGGTGCACTTGCAAAGATTGCTGGCAAGAACAATCCTTTTGCCGTGGTCTTTGCAACAGTACTTGGTATTCCACTTTACTCAAACGCGGCAGGGATTATTCCACTTGTAAGTGAGTTTAGGCGTCTTGGTGTATCTATGGGAACATCGCTTTCTTTCATGATGAGTGTAACAGCTCTATCTTTGCCTGAGATGATACTTCTTCGAAGGGTGTTAAAACCACAGCTTTTGGGAATATTTGTGGCAATTGTGGGCTGTGGGATAATTATTACAGGGTATCTATTTAACTTTATCCTTGGATAA